One genomic window of Kaistia geumhonensis includes the following:
- a CDS encoding tetratricopeptide repeat protein, whose translation MSLLTPTVTSKTSLVRGASLASAGLFALALAACQSSTGMGGPEAGIDPATASPTNIASLSDVVGQNPTDASAYNVRGTAFGRAGKYQDAMADFNKAIQLNPNFYQAYANRALVERRLKQDQQALADYNTALQINPNYSDAYVGRANLYRSQGQVDLALADLTKAVQLEPNDPKGYYNRALIYQSQNRHDDAISDLTAATTYAPNQIDPYLSRGLSYLAIGDYKAALDDFNIAVRKDKQSYLGWTYQGLALEKLGEPGKAHDAFARAQIINPNYAPARDGMRRTAPQQGT comes from the coding sequence ATGAGCCTCTTGACGCCGACGGTTACCTCGAAGACCAGCCTCGTGCGCGGGGCGAGCCTCGCCTCGGCCGGCCTCTTCGCGCTGGCGCTCGCGGCATGCCAGTCCTCGACGGGCATGGGCGGACCGGAAGCGGGGATCGACCCGGCGACGGCCTCGCCGACCAACATCGCCTCGCTCAGCGATGTCGTCGGCCAGAACCCCACCGATGCCTCGGCCTACAATGTCCGCGGCACCGCCTTCGGCCGCGCCGGCAAGTATCAGGACGCGATGGCCGACTTCAACAAGGCCATCCAGCTCAATCCGAACTTCTATCAGGCCTATGCCAACCGCGCGCTGGTCGAGCGCCGGCTGAAGCAGGACCAGCAGGCCCTCGCCGACTACAACACCGCTCTCCAGATCAATCCGAACTACAGCGACGCCTATGTCGGGCGCGCCAATCTCTATCGTTCGCAGGGTCAGGTCGACCTCGCCCTCGCCGATCTCACCAAGGCGGTCCAGCTCGAGCCGAACGATCCGAAGGGCTATTACAACCGCGCCCTGATCTATCAGAGCCAGAACCGCCACGACGACGCGATCTCGGACCTGACGGCCGCGACCACCTACGCGCCAAACCAGATCGACCCCTATCTCTCGCGCGGCCTCTCCTATCTCGCGATCGGCGACTACAAGGCGGCGCTGGACGACTTCAACATCGCGGTGCGCAAGGACAAGCAGTCCTATCTCGGCTGGACCTATCAGGGTCTCGCGCTCGAGAAGCTCGGCGAACCCGGAAAGGCGCATGACGCCTTCGCGCGGGCACAGATCATCAATCCGAACTACGCTCCGGCCCGCGACGGCATGCGCCGCACGGCCCCGCAGCAGGGCACCTGA
- the rpsU gene encoding 30S ribosomal protein S21: MQILVRDNNVDQALKVLKKKMQREGIFREMKLRDFYEKPSVKRAREKAEAVRRARKLARKKAQRELGIVAAPKAAAKGRH, encoded by the coding sequence GTGCAGATACTCGTTCGCGACAACAACGTCGACCAGGCGCTCAAGGTCCTCAAGAAGAAGATGCAGCGCGAAGGCATCTTCCGTGAGATGAAGCTGCGCGATTTCTACGAGAAGCCGTCGGTCAAGCGCGCCCGTGAGAAGGCGGAGGCCGTGCGCCGCGCCCGCAAGCTGGCTCGCAAGAAGGCCCAGCGCGAGCTCGGCATCGTCGCTGCCCCCAAGGCTGCGGCCAAGGGCCGGCACTGA
- a CDS encoding SDR family NAD(P)-dependent oxidoreductase encodes MKLENRVAIVTGGAKGIGYAIAERFLAEGARVVVADIDADAGAAAIERLGSLGACRFVRTDVGNRDDVANLVAAALDFGGEIDILVNNAGIVAAGDFLDVSEEDFDRVLRVNLKGAFLCGQAVARHMAERVDAGGAPGAIVNMTSVNAVFGLPNQVPYTASKGGLMQLTRAMAVSLAPRGIRVNAIGPGSIATDILASVNNDPEAKRRLLSRTPLGRIGEPSEIAAIAVFLASDDASYVTGETIYADGGRLALNYTVPVKA; translated from the coding sequence GTGAAGCTCGAAAACAGGGTCGCCATCGTCACCGGAGGTGCCAAGGGAATCGGCTATGCCATTGCCGAGCGTTTCCTGGCCGAAGGCGCGCGGGTCGTCGTCGCGGACATCGACGCCGATGCCGGCGCCGCGGCGATCGAGCGGCTGGGATCGCTCGGCGCCTGCCGCTTCGTGCGCACCGATGTCGGCAACCGCGACGATGTCGCCAATCTCGTCGCGGCCGCGCTCGATTTCGGCGGCGAGATCGACATCCTCGTCAACAATGCCGGCATCGTCGCTGCCGGCGACTTCCTCGACGTCTCGGAAGAGGATTTCGACCGCGTCTTGCGCGTCAACCTGAAGGGCGCCTTCCTCTGCGGACAGGCCGTGGCGCGGCATATGGCCGAACGGGTCGATGCCGGCGGCGCGCCCGGCGCGATCGTCAACATGACGTCGGTCAACGCGGTGTTCGGGCTGCCGAACCAGGTGCCCTACACGGCGTCGAAAGGCGGCCTCATGCAGCTGACGCGTGCGATGGCGGTCTCGCTGGCGCCGCGCGGCATCCGCGTCAACGCGATCGGGCCGGGCTCGATCGCAACCGACATTCTCGCCAGCGTCAACAACGACCCGGAGGCGAAGCGGCGGCTGCTGTCGCGCACGCCGCTCGGGCGCATCGGCGAGCCGTCGGAGATCGCGGCGATCGCCGTGTTCCTCGCCTCGGACGATGCCAGCTACGTCACGGGCGAGACGATCTATGCCGATGGCGGCCGTCTCGCCCTCAACTACACGGTGCCGGTGAAGGCGTGA
- a CDS encoding DUF1013 domain-containing protein, whose amino-acid sequence MSNIPLMPKATAVWLVENTSLGFDQIAEFCKLHPLEVKAIADGESAQTIKGLDPVLTGQLTREEIDRAQRDPKHKLKMADTKVRVPVQKRKGPRYTPVSRRQDRPNAILWLLRNHPELKDAAIMRLVGTTKPTIDSIRGRSHWNSTNLTPMDPVTLGLCSQIDLDFEVDKAAKSAPPREYTPDGETLLRPEETTAADALAAAALRSYRPEEPKEEELDADAVFAKLKSLKGPVEEDDEDL is encoded by the coding sequence ATGTCGAACATCCCGCTGATGCCGAAGGCGACCGCCGTCTGGCTCGTCGAGAACACCTCGCTCGGGTTCGACCAGATCGCCGAATTCTGCAAGCTGCACCCGCTCGAGGTGAAGGCGATCGCCGATGGCGAGTCCGCCCAGACCATCAAGGGTCTGGACCCCGTGCTGACCGGGCAGCTGACGCGCGAGGAAATCGACCGTGCCCAGCGCGATCCCAAGCACAAGCTCAAGATGGCCGACACCAAGGTCCGCGTGCCGGTGCAGAAGCGCAAGGGACCGCGCTACACGCCCGTTTCGCGCCGCCAGGACCGCCCCAACGCCATCCTCTGGCTGCTGCGCAATCATCCCGAGCTGAAGGACGCGGCGATCATGCGCCTCGTCGGCACGACCAAGCCGACGATCGACTCGATCCGCGGCCGCAGCCACTGGAACTCGACCAACCTGACGCCGATGGACCCGGTGACGCTCGGCCTCTGCTCGCAGATCGATCTCGACTTCGAGGTCGACAAGGCCGCCAAGAGCGCCCCGCCGCGCGAGTACACCCCCGACGGCGAGACGCTGCTGCGCCCCGAGGAGACGACCGCTGCCGACGCGCTCGCCGCCGCGGCGCTCCGCTCCTATCGCCCCGAAGAGCCGAAGGAAGAAGAGCTCGACGCCGACGCGGTGTTCGCGAAGCTCAAGTCGCTCAAGGGTCCGGTCGAAGAGGACGACGAGGACCTCTGA
- a CDS encoding DUF2171 domain-containing protein, giving the protein MTMTLRNLHLPISHRMLVLDARGNRVGRVDGLAEGNEIRLTRDDSPDGVHHYIPLDWVAEIGRSVHLNKCCTEIYRDRA; this is encoded by the coding sequence ATGACCATGACCCTCAGAAACCTCCACCTGCCGATCTCCCATCGCATGCTGGTTCTCGATGCACGCGGCAATCGCGTCGGCCGCGTGGATGGGCTCGCCGAGGGAAACGAGATTCGCCTGACGCGCGACGACTCGCCGGACGGTGTCCATCACTACATCCCGCTCGACTGGGTCGCCGAGATCGGCCGGTCCGTGCATCTCAATAAATGTTGCACTGAAATCTACCGCGACCGCGCCTGA
- a CDS encoding NAD(P)H-quinone oxidoreductase, translating into MDALPETMTAVAIREPGGPEVLTVVERPVPRPGPGEVLIRVAAAGVNRPDVFQRRGGYPPPAGASDLPGLEVAGEIAALGAGVEGHAVGDAVTALVSGGGYAAFALAPAGSSLPVPAGLSLVEAAALPETVFTVWHNVFERGRLEAGETLLVHGGSSGIGTTAIQIAAARGATVLATAGSAEKCAACVRLGASRAIDYRREDFVAATLEATGGKGADVILDMVGGDYVPRNIAAAAFDGRIVQIAFLGGSRIEADFQRLMVKRLTWTGSTLRARPDAFKARLAAEVRRHVWPLVESGQVRPVIDRTYPLADAAEAHRRMESSGHVGKIVLTI; encoded by the coding sequence ATGGATGCGCTGCCCGAAACCATGACCGCCGTGGCGATCCGCGAGCCGGGCGGCCCCGAGGTACTGACGGTCGTCGAGCGTCCGGTGCCGAGGCCCGGGCCGGGCGAAGTGCTGATCCGCGTCGCCGCGGCGGGCGTCAACAGGCCCGACGTGTTCCAGCGGCGGGGCGGCTATCCGCCGCCGGCCGGCGCGTCCGACCTGCCCGGCCTCGAGGTCGCCGGCGAGATCGCGGCACTCGGAGCGGGCGTCGAGGGCCACGCCGTCGGCGATGCCGTCACGGCGCTGGTATCGGGCGGCGGCTATGCGGCCTTCGCGCTCGCGCCCGCCGGGTCCTCCCTCCCCGTCCCTGCCGGTCTATCGCTGGTCGAGGCCGCCGCGCTGCCAGAAACCGTCTTCACCGTCTGGCACAATGTCTTCGAGCGCGGCCGCCTCGAGGCAGGCGAGACGCTGCTGGTGCATGGCGGAAGCTCGGGCATCGGCACGACGGCGATCCAGATCGCGGCGGCGCGCGGCGCGACCGTGCTCGCAACGGCGGGCTCGGCCGAGAAATGCGCCGCCTGCGTCAGGCTCGGCGCCAGCCGTGCGATCGACTACCGGCGCGAGGACTTCGTGGCGGCGACGCTGGAGGCGACCGGCGGCAAGGGCGCCGACGTCATCCTCGACATGGTCGGCGGCGACTATGTGCCGCGCAACATCGCCGCTGCCGCTTTCGACGGGCGCATCGTGCAGATCGCCTTTCTCGGCGGCTCACGCATCGAGGCGGATTTCCAACGGCTGATGGTGAAGCGTCTCACCTGGACCGGATCGACGCTGCGGGCCCGCCCGGACGCATTCAAGGCGCGTCTTGCCGCCGAGGTTCGCCGCCATGTCTGGCCGCTGGTCGAATCGGGCCAGGTTCGCCCGGTGATCGACCGCACCTACCCCCTCGCCGACGCCGCAGAGGCGCATCGGCGGATGGAGAGCTCGGGGCATGTCGGAAAGATCGTTCTCACGATCTGA
- a CDS encoding DUF1192 domain-containing protein yields MALFDDPPREKPQPHRIGEDLAALSIDELEARIALLDAEIARLREAIAAKTASRSAASSFFKR; encoded by the coding sequence ATGGCCCTGTTCGACGATCCGCCGCGCGAGAAGCCGCAACCGCACAGGATCGGCGAGGATCTCGCAGCGCTTTCGATCGACGAACTGGAGGCGCGGATCGCGCTTCTCGACGCTGAGATCGCCCGTCTTCGAGAAGCGATTGCCGCCAAGACGGCGTCGCGATCCGCCGCCTCGTCCTTTTTCAAGCGTTAG
- the rcdA gene encoding protease adaptor protein RcdA yields MTTDETAEGHGAQPIVFGRRLAHSDTFKSLFREGMALVEETAGYLDGDGRSESRELSRGASLGYATESMRLTTRLMQIASWLLLQRAVNEGEMTAEQAGQEKAKVRLRGYSSAVTGPAWEELPERLRDLVERSVRLQERVIRLDDALSGALPEPAADNPVSHALGRLARAFGGAD; encoded by the coding sequence ATCACGACCGACGAAACGGCCGAAGGCCACGGCGCTCAGCCGATCGTGTTCGGCCGCCGCCTGGCGCATTCCGACACGTTCAAATCGCTGTTCCGCGAGGGGATGGCGCTGGTCGAGGAAACCGCCGGCTATCTCGACGGCGACGGGCGGTCCGAATCGCGCGAGCTTTCGCGCGGGGCATCGCTCGGCTACGCGACCGAATCGATGCGCCTCACGACGCGGCTGATGCAGATCGCCTCCTGGCTGCTGCTGCAGCGCGCCGTGAACGAGGGCGAGATGACGGCCGAGCAGGCGGGGCAGGAGAAGGCGAAGGTCCGGCTGCGTGGCTACAGTTCCGCCGTCACCGGCCCGGCCTGGGAGGAACTGCCGGAGCGGCTACGCGACCTCGTCGAGCGGTCGGTGCGGCTCCAGGAGCGGGTGATCCGGCTCGACGACGCGCTGTCCGGCGCGCTGCCCGAGCCGGCCGCCGACAATCCCGTCAGTCATGCGCTGGGCCGGCTCGCCCGCGCCTTCGGCGGCGCTGACTGA
- the rpmE gene encoding 50S ribosomal protein L31, with the protein MKKNIHPDYHWITVVMTNGTEYKTRSTYGEEGARMNLDIDPTTHPAWTGGDQRLLDRGGRVSRFNNKFKGFIGS; encoded by the coding sequence ATGAAGAAGAACATTCATCCCGACTACCACTGGATCACGGTCGTGATGACCAACGGTACCGAGTACAAGACCCGCTCGACCTATGGCGAGGAAGGGGCGCGGATGAATCTCGACATCGATCCGACGACTCATCCGGCCTGGACCGGCGGCGACCAGCGCCTGCTCGACCGCGGCGGCCGCGTCTCGCGCTTCAACAACAAGTTCAAGGGCTTCATCGGCAGTTGA
- a CDS encoding ABC transporter transmembrane domain-containing protein, with translation MADGTSATVEGEGRRRRSMRPLGMLLPYLMRYRAQLAAAGLALIAAAGATLTVPIAIRRMIDHGFNADDAAAINTYFLALIAVVAVLAAASSLRFYFVSWLGERVVADLRADVFRHLTALGIDFFDRNKSGEIASRLTADTTQIKAVAGANVSIALRNLVMFAGAITMMVVTSPGLSGLVLVALPIVVLPLVAFGRRVRLRSRKAQDMLADASAYASEAIGAMRTVQAFTAEASVAGRFARSVEAAFHAARSSTAARAALTAFGIFMVFSSMVAVLWWGAQDVLAGRMSPGTLGQFLFYAVIGAGALGELSQVWGDIANAAGAAERLSEILDERPSIGAPASPLPLPAPLRGGVSFERVTFRYPEGGGATALHGVDFAVAPGERVAVVGPSGAGKSTLFNLILRFYDPASGRVLVDGVDLARLDPIEWRRHVAIVPQDPVIFAASASENIAFGAGSTSEAAIRAAASAAHADGFVTALPKGYETELGERGVTLSGGQRQRIAIARAVLRDAPLLLLDEATSALDAESEAAVQQALDRLMEGRTTIVIAHRLATILKADRILVMEDGRIVEQGRHDELVAAGGLYARLARLQFRADAA, from the coding sequence ATGGCGGATGGCACGAGCGCGACGGTGGAAGGGGAGGGGCGCCGGCGCCGGTCGATGCGGCCGCTCGGCATGCTTCTGCCGTATCTCATGCGCTACCGCGCGCAGCTCGCCGCGGCCGGCCTCGCCCTGATCGCGGCGGCCGGCGCGACGCTGACCGTTCCCATCGCCATACGCCGCATGATCGACCACGGCTTCAACGCCGACGATGCCGCGGCCATCAACACCTATTTCCTCGCCCTCATCGCCGTCGTCGCCGTGCTGGCCGCCGCATCGAGCCTCCGCTTCTATTTCGTCAGCTGGCTGGGCGAGCGGGTCGTGGCCGATCTGCGCGCCGACGTCTTCCGCCATCTGACGGCGCTCGGCATCGACTTCTTCGATCGCAACAAATCCGGCGAGATCGCCTCGCGGCTCACGGCCGACACGACGCAGATCAAGGCGGTGGCGGGCGCCAATGTCTCGATCGCGCTGCGCAATCTCGTGATGTTCGCCGGCGCCATCACCATGATGGTCGTCACCAGCCCGGGGCTCTCCGGTCTCGTGCTGGTCGCGCTGCCGATCGTGGTCCTCCCGCTCGTCGCTTTCGGCCGCCGCGTACGGCTGCGCTCGCGCAAGGCGCAGGACATGCTGGCCGATGCCTCGGCCTATGCCAGCGAAGCAATCGGTGCGATGCGCACCGTGCAGGCCTTCACCGCCGAGGCGTCGGTCGCCGGCCGCTTTGCCCGCTCGGTCGAAGCTGCCTTCCATGCGGCGCGCAGCTCGACCGCGGCGCGTGCCGCGCTCACCGCCTTCGGCATCTTCATGGTGTTCTCGTCCATGGTCGCGGTGCTCTGGTGGGGCGCGCAGGATGTGCTGGCCGGCCGCATGAGCCCCGGCACGCTCGGACAGTTCCTCTTCTATGCCGTCATCGGCGCCGGGGCGCTCGGCGAACTCAGCCAGGTCTGGGGCGACATCGCCAATGCCGCGGGTGCGGCCGAGCGGCTCTCGGAAATTCTCGACGAGCGGCCGAGCATCGGCGCGCCGGCATCGCCGCTGCCTCTTCCCGCGCCGCTGCGCGGCGGCGTCAGCTTCGAGCGGGTCACCTTCCGCTATCCTGAAGGCGGCGGCGCGACTGCGCTGCACGGCGTCGATTTCGCCGTCGCGCCGGGCGAGCGTGTCGCGGTGGTCGGCCCGTCCGGGGCCGGCAAGTCGACGCTCTTCAATCTGATCCTGCGCTTCTACGATCCCGCGTCGGGCCGCGTCCTCGTCGATGGCGTCGACCTCGCCCGCCTCGATCCGATCGAATGGCGGCGGCATGTCGCCATCGTGCCGCAGGATCCGGTCATCTTCGCCGCCAGCGCCAGCGAGAACATCGCCTTCGGCGCCGGGTCGACCAGCGAAGCCGCCATCCGGGCGGCCGCCTCCGCGGCCCATGCCGACGGCTTCGTGACGGCGCTCCCGAAGGGCTACGAGACCGAGCTCGGCGAGCGCGGCGTGACGCTCTCGGGCGGGCAGCGCCAGCGCATCGCCATCGCCCGCGCGGTGCTGCGCGACGCGCCGCTTCTCCTCCTCGACGAGGCGACCAGCGCCCTCGACGCCGAGAGCGAGGCGGCGGTGCAGCAGGCGCTCGACCGGCTGATGGAGGGGCGCACGACGATCGTGATCGCGCACCGGCTCGCGACCATCCTCAAGGCCGACCGCATCCTCGTCATGGAAGACGGCCGCATCGTCGAGCAGGGCCGCCATGACGAACTCGTCGCGGCCGGCGGTCTCTATGCGCGCCTCGCAAGGCTACAGTTCCGCGCCGACGCGGCGTGA
- a CDS encoding peptidoglycan -binding protein — protein MAVRARRREARSDVWPAFVDVLSNLLLVFIFLLSIFALLQYLQTREITGKDTVLNRLNAQIADLTELLAMERSNKQELTDELQNVRASLAAAAAERDRLKGAADSASAAAGSADGQIAIITKALENEKVVSQKALSQVEILNQQIAALRRQIAALEDALGASEKRDRESQAQIADLGKRLNVALAQRVQELSRYRSDFFGRLREILGDRPDIRVVGDRFVFQSEVLFPSGSDEFNEAGKAELDKLADALKQLEGEIPPEIAWVLRVDGHTDARPLSGSGRFRNNWELSSARAIAVVRYLIDRGVQPQHLVAAGFGEFQPIEPGTTDEANAKNRRIELKLTER, from the coding sequence GTGGCCGTGCGAGCCCGCCGCCGCGAGGCGAGAAGCGACGTCTGGCCGGCTTTCGTCGACGTCCTCTCCAACCTCCTGCTGGTCTTCATCTTCCTGCTGTCGATCTTCGCGCTGCTGCAATATCTCCAGACGCGCGAGATCACCGGCAAGGACACAGTGCTGAACCGTCTCAACGCGCAGATCGCCGACCTGACGGAGCTGCTCGCCATGGAGCGCTCCAACAAGCAGGAGCTGACCGACGAGCTGCAGAATGTCCGCGCCTCGCTCGCCGCCGCCGCGGCGGAGCGTGATCGTCTCAAGGGCGCCGCCGACAGCGCCTCCGCCGCCGCGGGCTCGGCAGACGGGCAGATCGCCATCATCACCAAGGCGCTCGAGAACGAGAAGGTGGTGAGCCAGAAGGCGCTGTCGCAGGTCGAGATCCTCAACCAGCAGATCGCGGCGCTGCGCCGCCAGATCGCGGCGCTCGAGGATGCGCTCGGCGCCTCGGAGAAGCGCGACCGCGAGAGCCAGGCGCAGATCGCCGATCTCGGAAAGCGCCTCAACGTCGCCCTCGCCCAGCGCGTGCAGGAACTCTCGCGCTATCGGTCGGACTTCTTCGGCCGCCTGCGCGAAATCCTCGGCGACCGGCCGGACATCCGCGTCGTCGGCGACCGGTTCGTCTTCCAGTCCGAAGTGCTGTTCCCCTCCGGCTCGGACGAATTCAACGAGGCGGGCAAGGCCGAACTCGACAAGCTGGCCGATGCGCTGAAGCAGCTCGAGGGCGAGATCCCGCCGGAAATCGCCTGGGTGCTGCGCGTCGACGGCCACACCGATGCCCGCCCGCTCTCGGGCTCGGGCCGATTCCGCAACAACTGGGAACTGTCGTCGGCCCGTGCCATCGCGGTGGTGCGCTACCTGATCGACCGCGGCGTGCAGCCGCAACATCTGGTCGCGGCCGGCTTCGGCGAGTTCCAGCCGATCGAGCCCGGCACGACCGACGAGGCCAACGCCAAGAACCGCCGCATCGAGCTGAAGCTCACCGAGCGGTAG
- a CDS encoding flagellar motor protein MotA, whose amino-acid sequence MARDFDPYRLASPQVYLWRMIIFLIIAGFVALILYRQVYASFLANPALNGVILAVLAIGILLAFRQVIRIFPEIRWVNSFRTSDRSSEMERMPVLLAPMAAILGDRIGRMAISTQTMRSVLDSILMRLDEDRDTSRYLTGLLIFLGLLGTFWGLLQTVGAVADAIGSLNVGTGDSAVIFEDLKAGLQGPLTGMGTAFSSSLFGLAGSLILGFLDLQAGQAQNKFYTELEDWLATVTDLDPTMLDMTDRAASGDDLRLAVERLTAALQEGGVGTPGSSQRATAAMANLAEGIQGLVQHMRSEQQVVRGWVEQQADQQRDIQQLLEVIARALKQPTPGG is encoded by the coding sequence ATGGCACGAGATTTCGATCCCTACAGGCTGGCCAGCCCGCAGGTTTATCTCTGGCGCATGATCATCTTCCTGATCATCGCCGGCTTCGTCGCGCTGATCCTCTACCGGCAGGTCTATGCCTCCTTCCTCGCCAATCCGGCGCTGAACGGCGTCATCCTGGCGGTGCTCGCGATCGGCATCCTGCTGGCATTCAGGCAGGTGATCCGCATCTTCCCCGAGATCCGCTGGGTGAACTCGTTCCGCACCTCGGACCGCTCGTCCGAGATGGAGCGGATGCCGGTGCTGCTGGCGCCGATGGCGGCCATCCTCGGAGACCGCATCGGCCGCATGGCGATCTCGACCCAGACCATGCGCTCGGTGCTCGATTCGATCCTGATGCGCCTCGACGAGGATCGCGACACGTCGCGCTACCTGACCGGGCTCCTCATCTTCCTCGGCCTGCTCGGCACCTTCTGGGGCCTGCTGCAGACGGTCGGCGCCGTTGCCGATGCGATCGGCAGCCTCAATGTCGGCACCGGCGACAGCGCGGTGATCTTCGAGGACCTGAAAGCCGGCCTGCAGGGTCCGCTGACCGGCATGGGAACCGCCTTCTCGTCCTCGCTGTTCGGCCTCGCCGGCTCGCTGATCCTCGGCTTCCTCGATCTCCAGGCCGGCCAGGCGCAGAACAAGTTCTACACCGAGCTCGAGGACTGGCTAGCGACCGTCACCGATCTCGACCCGACCATGCTCGACATGACGGACCGTGCCGCTTCCGGCGACGACCTCCGCCTCGCGGTCGAGCGGCTCACGGCGGCGCTTCAGGAAGGAGGCGTCGGCACACCCGGTTCCTCGCAGCGTGCGACCGCGGCCATGGCCAATCTCGCCGAGGGCATCCAGGGCCTCGTCCAGCACATGCGGTCGGAGCAGCAGGTGGTGCGCGGCTGGGTGGAGCAGCAGGCCGACCAGCAGCGCGACATCCAGCAATTGCTGGAGGTCATCGCCCGCGCGCTGAAGCAGCCGACGCCGGGGGGCTAG
- a CDS encoding class I fructose-bisphosphate aldolase, which yields MSESLQDIARRLVVPQKGILAADESSGTIKKRFDTIGLPSTEENRRNYREMLFGATKAMHDHISGVILFDETIRQNAKDGTPLVKMIEDAGSLPGIKVDMGAIPMVGFPGETITEGLDGLGKRLAEYRRLGARFAKWRAAIAISKVLPTSGCVYANAHALARYAALCQSEDIVPIVEPEVLMDGKEATHDIERCHAVTEEVLRVVFEELVRMRVDLTAMILKPNMVVPGKDSGQVVGADEIAERTVAVFHASVPTVVPGIAFLSGGQGDEEATANLSAINRIKGLPWKITFSYGRALQAAALKAWDGKDANVEAGRAAFLHRAEMNGLATLGEWSEAKEKVAA from the coding sequence ATGAGCGAAAGCTTGCAGGACATCGCCCGCCGCCTGGTCGTGCCGCAGAAGGGCATCCTCGCTGCCGATGAAAGCTCCGGCACCATCAAGAAGCGGTTCGACACGATCGGGCTGCCCTCGACGGAGGAGAACCGCCGCAACTATCGCGAGATGCTGTTCGGCGCCACCAAGGCCATGCACGATCACATCTCGGGCGTGATCCTGTTCGACGAGACGATCCGCCAGAACGCCAAGGACGGAACGCCGCTCGTCAAGATGATCGAGGATGCCGGCTCGCTTCCGGGCATCAAGGTCGACATGGGCGCCATCCCGATGGTCGGCTTCCCCGGCGAGACGATCACCGAGGGCCTCGACGGGCTCGGCAAGCGCCTTGCCGAATATCGCCGCCTCGGTGCCCGCTTCGCCAAGTGGCGCGCCGCCATCGCCATCTCCAAGGTGCTGCCGACCTCCGGCTGCGTCTATGCCAACGCCCATGCGCTGGCCCGCTACGCCGCGCTCTGCCAGTCGGAAGACATCGTGCCGATCGTCGAGCCCGAGGTGCTGATGGACGGCAAGGAGGCGACGCATGACATCGAGCGCTGCCATGCGGTGACCGAGGAAGTTCTGCGCGTCGTGTTCGAGGAACTCGTGCGCATGCGCGTCGACCTCACCGCGATGATCCTGAAGCCGAACATGGTCGTCCCCGGCAAGGACAGCGGGCAGGTCGTCGGCGCCGACGAGATCGCCGAGCGCACGGTCGCCGTCTTCCATGCCAGCGTGCCGACCGTCGTGCCGGGCATCGCCTTCCTCTCGGGCGGCCAGGGCGACGAGGAGGCGACCGCCAATCTCTCGGCGATCAACCGCATCAAGGGCCTGCCCTGGAAGATCACGTTCTCCTATGGCCGCGCGCTGCAGGCCGCCGCGCTCAAGGCCTGGGACGGCAAGGACGCGAATGTCGAGGCCGGCCGCGCCGCCTTCCTGCACCGCGCCGAGATGAACGGTCTCGCGACGCTCGGCGAGTGGAGCGAGGCGAAGGAGAAGGTCGCGGCCTGA